The nucleotide window gtttcaaagtagttttggccactgtcacgctggtcttagctggtttctaactgaatcatcaggctgaacatcacagcgagctcgccatgtatttctctgaacacttgaagtacacatttacagcctttcacattaaaacactgcagcgaaacggcacaaaacaatttgaataatatattaaatggttttaaagtagttttggccactgtcacgctggtcttagctggtttctaactgaatcatcaggcggaacgtcacagtgagcttgcgcttcagccccgcgctgcgggaaacaactgagcagctgatggcgcgtgtgcacgagagagagccgcgcgtatcgcggacagggacagcaacactgaacagagctgccgttcaggacgttcacttcctcctggacctgaacgaacaaattcaaatcgcagtttaaataaacagaaaaaagagcgaaaagcaaaagagctcaattcagcagcgcggtgttctggtgttcagggagcaagcagagacgcgtctcaaagtcttcttgcttttgtaccgacaacaaatacatacaaaatatgtcgaaatacccgtgttggaaagtgtgttcgaataaatatgtggttatgtcttaagtgaaagtaaagatttgcaaaaaaaaatcggatgtgtatcatcataatggatgcgtttgtctcttaaagggaccgcgcctaattttctagctctgctgtcagagtctttaatgtatgaaaatgaaagtaaatcactcactgctcttgactgaattaccttgtagtacaagaatttatccaaagtcaatccaaaaatcagatagaattgttttactagtgggtgcaggccactagttcatttatgtaagtgagtatggcaaaatagtgatctgtgaaatattatacccactaattcttcatacagtaggctaccagtgaaatttatttaaaaaaataataattaaggacctgcccatgttttgcttaagtgtttctttctttaattgttaatgcaaccttttcacaccacagactgaaccaaatgaagcatttcttgcttggtaactgttcaacaaagtattgatagttgtgtaaatattgtcatactgacagtctgaagttttggttgattccattacatatctttttatcaaagttatccgaaattatcaagatgaatttgttctgagttattgtcatatattattaccactttctaaactacagcaaataaactgtgattatgtgagaaatgttgaaggtgtctgaatacattttggtttgattgtgtattttatcttacagtgaagactatgcagtgctattttacattaacaaaaacaaacttaaaaaaagtaaacattatgtaaatagcacaaataaataaatagaatgaacatacagtacaaattaaacaattttaaacagtgtgtaactgcatcatctatacaaaccattgtgcttggaccccttatgatctccttgatttaaaatgcattgtttcagtaatcttgtgtgtcgttgcccacaacgcgacggtggcaggactgtgaaatacatacacgagaaaaataggcatgacttatttcacatccagctagacaaccctgtcatagctgttatcatagcccaggctttttataaaaaaaataaaacagcaagggagcatggaaaaagactgttgcaggtgtatttttttatggcattattatttgtattaattttgcagcggggcaactcaatgttgggcacacaagtactttggctcttttgctccatggccaagatggccaagccaacatcaaagttagttcactaacttttaattctagttattattattcttcttagactaaattatcaactctaactcctcctagagctttaactctacagactccaaactcggaccagctcttcagactaatctcgccgggtgtgctatatcttttctaactgatcggacttatacttttcataaaactgaagattaaaaatcataaaaatcccatagacttgcattgaaaagcctctgctcaactgaacattccgtgaactccaactgtcaaaaattcaaatctaaacacactgaagcccattagactcaatcagactaacctatgtactattactaacccattcaaactcattcaaactcatctatctatctatattcaaactctatctatctatctatctatctatctatctatctatctatctatctatctatctatctatctatctatcaaactcatctatctatattaaaactaatctatctatctatctataatcaaactcatctatctataatcaaactcatctatctatctatctatattcaaactcatctatctatctatattaaaactaatctatctatctatctatctatctatctatctatctatctatctatcaaacttatctatctatattaaaactaatctatctatctatctatctatcatcaaactcatctatctatattaaaactaatctatctatttatctatctatcatcatctAACTCTATCTTTCTTctgactctatctatctatctatctatctatctatctatcttatctatctatctatctatctatctaaacatACTATTTACATCTATCggaaaactaatctatctatctatctataatcaaactcatctatctataatcaaactcatctatctatctatctatattcaaactcatctatctatctatattaaaactaatctatctatctatctatctatctatctatctatctatctatctatctatctatctatcaaacttatctatctatattaaaactaatctatctatctatctatcatcaaactcatctatctatattaaaactaatctatctatttatctatctatcatcatctAACTCTATCTTTCTTctgactctatctatctatctatctatctatcttatctatctatctatctatcttatctatctatctatctatccatctaaacATACTATTTACATCTATCGGAATTTTGCCCGTGATGGCCACacattatttgttataaaatGATCAACAATGACAAACTCATTTatgcttaaatataattttattcagtttatgcCCATTTGGATCGCACTTAGTCTGGTACCTCACCCTTAAGAATGACAAACTGGAGTAAAAATCTCCAGAATGACTTACTCTTGGGATCACTGGAACACACAAGCCTTTCCACCACGTCAAGGTGGCGATCCTTGGAAAGGACATTCACTCTCCATTCATTCTTTatctaacacactcacacacacacacacacacacacacacacacacacacaccttccctatttaacacattcacacacacatgcacacatggaatacacacaaaatgtgatgtttattaatatacactgaattaatttgtatttgCATTAGCATTATTTCTCAAAATTAGATTTATTACGtcttgaaattataaaataaaatttacataagTGTTGAATGAGAGATCTATGCAGACTTTTGAATGAGAGATCTATGCAGACTTTTGTATACATGATGTATCTAATCTAAAACACAATACACGGGATCATGATAGCTGTAATATGTCTGTAGAACTCCTGCTCTTACGTTTGAGTGTGAACCACTTACGAAAACAGGatccaaaacacacaaaatgtgatgtttattaatatacactgaattaatttgtatttgcattagcattatttctcaaaattagatttattatgtcttgaaattataaaataaaatttacataagTGTTGAATGAGAGATCTATGCAGACTTTTGTATACATGATGTATCTAATCTAAAACACAATACACGGGATCATGATAGCTGTAATATGTCTGTAGAACTCCTGCTCTTATGTTTGAGTGTGAACCACTTACGAAAATAGGATCCAAAAGAGTGTTGTTTTCTGTTGTACCGGTGCTGATTAGCTGAGTGTATCCTTTATCTTCAAACAAATTGAGAATAGGTTTGTTGTGAAGAGACAGCTGATCTTCATTAAAGTCTCCACTCACTATAATGGGCTTGAAATCCATGATCTCCAGAGATGTCAAGAGTGCATTTAGGTTTGCCAAAAAGTCTGCTAAATTATAACTGGGTGGTCTGTAGATCACTGCAAGAAGTGCTTGTTTGGGGGCTTTTATCTTCAAAACCAAATATTCCAGGTCAGTAACATTCTGTATGTACATCAGAGGAGAAACTTGAAAGTTGTTCTTCACATAAATTGCCACTCCACCACCTTTCTTATTTGCCAAATGGGTGTAGTTTGTGTAGGATGCATGTCTGTTGCGTTTGTACATGGTGTATCCATCCAGCTGGAGGTATGCAGGAACAGCTGAGCCTGACAGGTGTGTTTCAGTGAGACACAAAACATCAGCCAGTAAAAGTTCATGGTGACATTTCAAATCATCTAAATGACACTCCAGTCCCTCTGTGTTATGATGAATGATTTTAAGAGCAGAATTCATTTTTGAATCTTGTACAATGTGAAGGATGGGTTGAATATTCAGAAAATCTGCTTTTGTCATGTTCTTCAAAGAGGCATTTATTTCTGGATCacagaaaattttattttcatcaaagtCAGTAATGTGCAGTCCGCTGAGTGTTGTTGTTCTGCTGAGTGCAACATATGCCATGCCTGATTCAAATATGCGCTTCAGAGATACAACAGCACAATCTGTTGTCATTCCTTGGACTTTATGGATTGTGCAAGCAAAAGCAAGTTTCATGGGGAATTGCCTTCGaactgttcctttttttttagtGGTTCCTCTGACCTCTCAATATAGACAATATTGTCATTTCCAGCAGGTGCTATGTTGCGATGTTTCTGTCCAGCAGTCAGATTATCTAGATGAAGACCAATTGATTGAATGACAGGAACACCACCTTGAGTTTGAGCTGTTATTTTTGCCACATTGCCAAAAGTTCCATTAACCAGTCCATCTTCTACATCAATATTTCTAGTAAGCATCACACGTGCACCAATAGCAATCTGTAGTGTATCAATTAGATCACGTTTGTCTCCTTTTAATGGAACAGCTTGCCTTTTCATCTCACCTGTTCGTGGATCTTTTTTGTAGTCATGCGCATCGAGGTTAATGATATCTGAAAAGCGCGTGGATATGGCTTCAGTATTATGACTGTCTACCTCTTTATTGGTTGCATAGATGTGTAATGCATCAATAGGACACTCTTCAGGGGATGATCTTATGACTGCTTCTAACATGCACTTGTCTGCATCAGTCAGTTTTTCGTGCTTCTGTTTCACCCTAAGACGATTGAGTAGCTCAGCATATGCAAGATCATCTCTCTGCCTCATTATCTGTGTCAGTgttatcatttgaaaatgatCTCTCCAGAAGTCCAACACATGGTCCTCATACACACAGAGTGGTTTTGCTCTTCCAAGTGGTGGCAGCTGGAAAAAATCACCAACAGCGAGTATGGACAATCCACCAAAAGGTTTCTGGTTTCCTTTAATCTGTTGCAGTCTCCAGTTCACATATGCAAACAACTGTTTTGACACCATTGAGATttcatcaataattaaaatatgtgcatTAGAAAGGTCTGCCCTCATTTCATCCAAGCTGTTTCCCAGGCCTTGGTAAGGAGGCTTCAAGCTTCTTGGGAGTTTCAAAAGACAGTGCAGTGTTTTACCTGAGATATTAAAGGCTGCAGTGCCTGTGAAGGCGGTTAAAAGAACAGTAGGCTGTGAAATGTCAGTATGCTCTCTCATGCATGGAAGCCTACGCAGGATTTTGGATGCTTCTGCATAAATAGATTTAATAACGTGTGATTTACCAACTCCGGCTCCTCCATTCAAAAAATACTGAAACGGTTGTGGGCTTTCACCAGAAACACATCTTTTGCACCAGTCTCGCACAGCATAAAATATGGAAGCTTGTGTTTGATTCAAGCTCTGGTACATTCTGCGAATCTGTGCATGATTTAGCTGGGCAGTTTCCATGAGTGGCATAGCTGTGTTACTGACAGAGGTAGATGCTGTGTATTCAGGAACGTCTTCTTGCTCATTCACTTCATTAGGATCAGTGGGTTCACGTTCCATAATGCTCTCCAATCTGATCAGTTCATTTGCAGGTGCCAGTGTAGTCCATGCATCTTCAATTGGCCCATTCTGTTCAAAATCCTCAATTGCTTTTTCTATAGCCTcattatgtttttcatatttcttaCGGTTTTCATTTACAATGTCGAACACACGCTGCAGTTCATCAGTGCCTGGTAGTTTTACCGAAGCAAATGCATAAAATGATTCATATGTGGTGAATCTTGTGGACTTCAGCTGTTCATCTCTGCGATATGGTAGGTAAAGTTTTAGAAGGGTTCCATAGAATTTTTCTGGATGTTTTTCTTGTGAAAAACGAGCAAATCTAATAACAGCAGGCTTTCCCCTTGTTCTTTTCTGTATGCGTCccatatttttttgaagtggcAAAACATTTTTACCTTTTGTCTGTCCTCCATAAACAATACGGTATTCACTTGCAAATTCTGCCATGCACATGTTCTCAAATTCAGTCCTATTAGGTCTTGCCTTGTACTTGTCTGGCAATCCTGTCATCCACACATTCTCCACATCATCATCCATGGTCTGTAAGTACCTCATTGGTAAACTCATCTTTACAGCATTGTCATCAGTGGGTATGAAAATGACAGAACGTGATGATGATTTCAATTTCAGACTGCATGTGCGAGCGACTGCCTCTTGAGCGCTTACTTCTCTGTTCTTTGAATAGGCATTCATGACTTGTTTCATGCACTCACGGTCAGACAGGTTATCATGGCTTGAGTCTTTTACCACTCTCTTCAGGTAATCACTCATCTCATGTTCAGCTTTTGAAATGTACGAGAGCATGTACATGATACAGCTGTAGGGGTTCAGAATGAACTGTATGTCCATGTTTGCATTCCAAGCTCTTAATAACATTGGATTGTACCCATTAACCCAGCAGTCCTGTGGTTGTCTCTCCATAACTATTAAACTTGATGTAGACAGAGCCTCAATATGTTTCTCATACTCTTCATAAGTCAAGTTTGCTTGATTCAGTAGCTGTGTAATGGTTTCAAAACTCTGACTTGAGTCATTCAGTAGATCCCACACCTTCTGTAGCTGTTCTTTTGCAACGGTGGCATAATCTCTTTCCTCTGATCCATTCTCATCATCAGAATTTTCTGCAGGAGGAGGTCTGGGGCGGGTTATTGTGGTTCTGTTAATGGGTGGTTTAGGAAATCCAAATCTGCAGTGCTTCTTGTTCTTTTTACAGGATTTTGAGTGATTACGGCTGTGCATCTGTACTTCACTTACAATTCTATGCAGTTCTGGGTCTTTGTTTGGATCTGGTAATTTGCatgatatatatttatcaatGAAATCACAAACATCCTGATCTTCATCATTTTCAAACTCTGGAGCATCTTTCACCCAAAATAAGCAGTGAATGTGTGGAGAACCACGTAACTGAAATTCTACTCTGTAAAAAAAGTCAATTACCTCACCGATAGGCCGTGCGGGTGACATGATTAGATCTCTCATTAAGGCTTCAACGCGTTTTTCAAACATGCGCATGGCTGTGACTGGGTTGCTTCTCAagatttcacatttttcagaCCAGTCTAATTCATCAAAGTTCACAGTTTCACCTTGCTGTGCTTTAATAGCAGTAATCACTTCAGGCCATCTCATCTCAGCAGCACTAAACGTACAGAAAAATGTGGGAGTGCCCAGCTGTCTCAACATAGCAAATAAGTCACGCATAGTTTTCTCCCAGTATGCTGGAGTCCCTCTTAATGGTTGCATGAAACGTGTTGCCTCCTTATTATTCACAAGCTTTTCTAACTCCTGTTTATCCTGCAGCAGTGAACAGTTTATTCTGCGTCCATCACGGGTCATGGGTTTTGCTTTTCTCAGCTGGATAGACATACTAGATGTTGCCATATGCATTTCAGTGACAAACTGAGCAAAGAAGATGTAGTTTGTGTCTCTTGCACAACGATTGTCAATAGAAAATAGCCTTGTGTTAAAGTATCTGCTGGGGGAAACATGTTTTGCTCTGTCAGGCTCATCAAAGGTATTTTTCCCATCAGGAAACTGAACCGGGAATGACATTGATTCAAGTTTTTTAACTTTGAAAATGCTAACAGGACTATTTTTCGATGCTGGGGCAATGCAAAATATTCCGTCATCATAAGACAACAGCTGCTGACCAAGATCTGGGGGCTGAAGACATGTATCCAAAGCAAGGCCTCTCGATTGCTCTTCTGCAGTATTCTCAGGGTCATCACTTGAATCATTGTGTTGATTCTCATTGCTCTGATCTTCAGTGTTCTCATTTTGACTGCTGCTCTCAACATCCATTTCCTCATCAGGAGCACTGATGTCATTTGTGGACGGTTCATGCTCATTGAACATTTCTTCTTCTGAGAGTGCTGCATTAATGATGATATCTTTATATTCTGAATGCATTTCTTTTAGTTTACTTAAAGCAGACAAGACCTTACGCATGTTCAAAGTCTGGTACTGATAGTGACCTTGGTAGCACAGACGTCTTTTCAACTTCACAGTAAGCAGCTGTGATTCACTTCTGGGCCTTGGTAAACAATTTACTGTTGTTTCCACTTCAGATGCAACAGAAATTACAGCTCCTTTTATAGCTTTCTGTTGGCCTTTAGGAAGTGTTAAAATTTTCGCAAAGGGAATGTACTTTGCAATGACATGTCTTTCTAGAATATTCAAATCACACAGTTCTGAAGGAATGGGAGTGAACTGAAGCATATTAGCTACAGCAATATCTGGCATTGTACCTCTCAAAAGTGTCGTATGGCAGCTGTGACAGATCCATTCTGTTTTCATGTTCTCCAAGGCACATCGATCAGGGCAGTCAGAGCAGATGTGAACATAGTTTCCAGTCAAGCAAAGTGCAGCAActgtaggattttttttatatttatgcactACACAATTACGCACTTGATTGGAGAAGAGTGCTCTGGCGCAGCATGTGCAGACATAAGTTGGCCCCTGTTTTATAACATCTCTGAAAACATTTAAGGCTCTTAACATGCCTGGATCTTGTACTATGTCATGCTGGCTATCTTGTACGGTTTCTCTCTGCCGCtgcatcaaatacatttttttgtatttgtacttTATCTCTTGTGCACTATGTACTTTGTGAAGTACCTTAAGGGCAGATGTTTTGCATTtagatttgaataaataatattctttCTGACGAGCCCTGAAATGAGCATCACAGTgataatgctgtttaaaaatttcCTTTCTTCTTTTATAGAAGTTAGGATCATTTTTGCATCGGTTTGTGTAATGGTCTTTTTGCCTTTGCCTAAAAATTGGATCTTTTAAATATCTGTCAACAAGATTTTGCTTAAGCTGTTCCTTATACTTAACATTGTCCCTGTAATTCTGAATGATATAATTCTTTTGTCTCTCTCTGAACTGTTCCAGATTCCtgtaattagagatgttccgataccctttttctcttcccgataccgattccgatacctgggctcagggtatcggccgataccgagtactgatccgatacctgggtctatatctgtatatacagctgtatatactactagccctgtgtaaattgctagaatttttttatggtgtgcttcagacagatccctcaataaaacatgaacaaatacatggtgaactactgtatttattacagtatttttattatctaacatgaatttgacagtattatttattttcttatgcaaaaaagaacttcaaatgcagccaaaaatctaacaccgcaaactaaaaaaggtatttaagttttacaatataactgtataaaaaaactgcaacaaataagtctaggaatataaaaaaagatctattaatcagataatctctaacaagtaaaaaacaagtaaaaaacaagcaaccatctaggcataattattattattatagagacgtattattattactgtaggctacaacagtagctttatatattgtcaatttactcatgtaaaccaaacatttattttaatgggctgccatgaagatctttgagtgtctgtgtttatgatatgacagttttctcaaatgaaacggtaaattctcatgaagtgacggtttatgcgttcgtgtcctcatgacacacagcagagactacaaaacagcgagctctcgcgcatctgtgccagtcacccacagagatgtagattttgcgggagtaatatttaaatagtattttgcagtttaatattcacagacactagtatatattcggctactgtctggagccctgcgttttgacttacacggaagcgactgaacgcagttgccggtactgaatatactcgagagtctgtaactaccggtactacagagacatactgctaaccactgatctataatatagtagcggcttcactgtcttttggcagtttagaatgtgatgagtgatccagtcatatatagataagggctgctaacgcgttttcatttcttcttcgctgctctaaacaggggttgcttgtggcaacacagcacaacttcctgtgttttcaatgcattttgagcagcgaagaagaaccgtgcagcggttaggcaaagcttgcggtcataactaggtcttttttaagaaaatggtatcggatcggtatatgggttcatgtactcgccgatgccgatgccagaatttgttgtggtatcggagatatttccgatactagtatcggaatcggaacaactctacctGTAATTCTGAATGATATAATTCTTTTGTCTCTCTCTGAACTGTTCCCGATTCCTGTAATTCTGAATGATATAATTCTTTTGTCTCTCTCTGAACTGTTCCCGATTTCTGTAATTCTGAATGATATAATTCTTTTGTCTCTCTCTGAACTGTTCCCGATTCCTGTAGTTCTGAATGATATAATTCTTTTGTCTCTCTCTGAACTGTTCCCGATTCCTGTAGTTCTGAATGATATAATTCTTTTGTCTCTCTCTGAACTGTTCCCGATTCCTGTAATTCTGAATGATATAATTCTTTTGTCTCTCTCTGAACTGTTCCCGATCCCTGTAATTCTGAATTATATAATTCTTTTGTCTCTCTCTGAACTGTTCCCGATTCCTGTAATTCTGAATGATATAATTCTTTTGTCTCTCTCTGAACTGTTCATCACTTTTGTAATTTAAggttattttacactttttattctgtctgtatttttcattatttttataggtGTTTTTCATTGCTTGTTTGCGTTCTTctctataattaatattattcctATAGTTGTTCTTCATGGCTTGGCTTTGTCTTTGTCTGTATTCACTACTTGTTTTATAATCATAGACTTCACGTACAGCCTGTTTTTTGTCATAAACACCTTGTCTCTGAACCATTTCTTTATGCCATTTTTTATAGTATAACTTTCTTTTTCGAGTCTTGTTCAGTTTTTCTGTCTGCTTGACTGCGAATTGTGAATTCTGGTGATTTGGAGCTGAAAATGCCAATTGATCCTGTGACAATATGTTATAAGAAAGTTCACTCAATGGTAAATTTTTAGATTTATCTTGATTTTGAGTGACAGTAATTTGAACTTCCATTTTATCTTTATAAAGCAAGTGGGCTTGTTCATCAGTTGATGTGGCTCTGTTAATAGCAGTCTGAGGGAGTTGTTGAACTGGATCTTGGACTTGAACATGTAGGACATCAGTAGACAAGCAT belongs to Carassius auratus strain Wakin unplaced genomic scaffold, ASM336829v1 scaf_tig00012905, whole genome shotgun sequence and includes:
- the LOC113073807 gene encoding uncharacterized protein LOC113073807 isoform X2, which codes for MKLAFACTIHKVQGMTTDCAVVSLKRIFESGMAYVALSRTTTLSGLHITDFDENKIFCDPEINASLKNMTKADFLNIQPILHIVQDSKMNSALKIIHHNTEGLECHLDDLKCHHELLLADVLCLTETHLSGSAVPAYLQLDGYTMYKRNRHASYTNYTHLANKKGGGVAIYVKNNFQVSPLMYIQNVTDLEYLVLKIKAPKQALLAVIYRPPSYNLADFLANLNALLTSLEIMDFKPIIVSGDFNEDQLSLHNKPILNLFEDKGYTQLISTGTTENNTLLDPIFVSGSHSNIRAGVLQTYYSYHDPVYCVLD
- the LOC113073807 gene encoding uncharacterized protein LOC113073807 isoform X1, with protein sequence MPRKGKRSESQKQRRKLQSSLGTTNSTNSVSGMSEENPYVLSVKASHCQTDARYNVYSRGRQCTCNSLMFLAVHSERNELQSFDLDSILQKGDAVYTSVKQALQSKGKFVGNFLNFDELPKIIETNTRCYNILKHPQRFGFLRDTPALGNYENLENTLQCLRADVSDALLLCGNSCIAVFRDRSGRFGYFDSHCRSIYGMPVEEGTGTAVFLTFYQLQDLVDRLLILYQGCFDLRDQEAFELLPVSFISMMTESCVRIEVSLNCCDLENDVQPSVSFENRAMSNDEQCSSADAPQQYVQVQDPVQQLSETAVNRATSTDEQAHLTEVSPNCGDLEHDVLFENKALSNDEQCSSADVPPQYVQVQDPVQQLSETAVNRATSTDEQAHLTEVSPNCGDLELDVQPSFTFEKKDLSNDEQCLSTDVLHVQVQDPVQQLPQTAINRATSTDEQAHLLYKDKMEVQITVTQNQDKSKNLPLSELSYNILSQDQLAFSAPNHQNSQFAVKQTEKLNKTRKRKLYYKKWHKEMVQRQGVYDKKQAVREVYDYKTSSEYRQRQSQAMKNNYRNNINYREERKQAMKNTYKNNEKYRQNKKCKITLNYKSDEQFRERQKNYIIQNYRNREQFRERQKNYIIQNYRDREQFRERQKNYIIQNYRNREQFRERQKNYIIQNYRNREQFRERQKNYIIQNYRNREQFRERQKNYIIQNYRNREQFRERQKNYIIQNYRNREQFRERQKNYIIQNYRNLEQFRERQKNYIIQNYRDNVKYKEQLKQNLVDRYLKDPIFRQRQKDHYTNRCKNDPNFYKRRKEIFKQHYHCDAHFRARQKEYYLFKSKCKTSALKVLHKVHSAQEIKYKYKKMYLMQRQRETVQDSQHDIVQDPGMLRALNVFRDVIKQGPTYVCTCCARALFSNQVRNCVVHKYKKNPTVAALCLTGNYVHICSDCPDRCALENMKTEWICHSCHTTLLRGTMPDIAVANMLQFTPIPSELCDLNILERHVIAKYIPFAKILTLPKGQQKAIKGAVISVASEVETTVNCLPRPRSESQLLTVKLKRRLCYQGHYQYQTLNMRKVLSALSKLKEMHSEYKDIIINAALSEEEMFNEHEPSTNDISAPDEEMDVESSSQNENTEDQSNENQHNDSSDDPENTAEEQSRGLALDTCLQPPDLGQQLLSYDDGIFCIAPASKNSPVSIFKVKKLESMSFPVQFPDGKNTFDEPDRAKHVSPSRYFNTRLFSIDNRCARDTNYIFFAQFVTEMHMATSSMSIQLRKAKPMTRDGRRINCSLLQDKQELEKLVNNKEATRFMQPLRGTPAYWEKTMRDLFAMLRQLGTPTFFCTFSAAEMRWPEVITAIKAQQGETVNFDELDWSEKCEILRSNPVTAMRMFEKRVEALMRDLIMSPARPIGEVIDFFYRVEFQLRGSPHIHCLFWVKDAPEFENDEDQDVCDFIDKYISCKLPDPNKDPELHRIVSEVQMHSRNHSKSCKKNKKHCRFGFPKPPINRTTITRPRPPPAENSDDENGSEERDYATVAKEQLQKVWDLLNDSSQSFETITQLLNQANLTYEEYEKHIEALSTSSLIVMERQPQDCWVNGYNPMLLRAWNANMDIQFILNPYSCIMYMLSYISKAEHEMSDYLKRVVKDSSHDNLSDRECMKQVMNAYSKNREVSAQEAVARTCSLKLKSSSRSVIFIPTDDNAVKMSLPMRYLQTMDDDVENVWMTGLPDKYKARPNRTEFENMCMAEFASEYRIVYGGQTKGKNVLPLQKNMGRIQKRTRGKPAVIRFARFSQEKHPEKFYGTLLKLYLPYRRDEQLKSTRFTTYESFYAFASVKLPGTDELQRVFDIVNENRKKYEKHNEAIEKAIEDFEQNGPIEDAWTTLAPANELIRLESIMEREPTDPNEVNEQEDVPEYTASTSVSNTAMPLMETAQLNHAQIRRMYQSLNQTQASIFYAVRDWCKRCVSGESPQPFQYFLNGGAGVGKSHVIKSIYAEASKILRRLPCMREHTDISQPTVLLTAFTGTAAFNISGKTLHCLLKLPRSLKPPYQGLGNSLDEMRADLSNAHILIIDEISMVSKQLFAYVNWRLQQIKGNQKPFGGLSILAVGDFFQLPPLGRAKPLCVYEDHVLDFWRDHFQMITLTQIMRQRDDLAYAELLNRLRVKQKHEKLTDADKCMLEAVIRSSPEECPIDALHIYATNKEVDSHNTEAISTRFSDIINLDAHDYKKDPRTGEMKRQAVPLKGDKRDLIDTLQIAIGARVMLTRNIDVEDGLVNGTFGNVAKITAQTQGGVPVIQSIGLHLDNLTAGQKHRNIAPAGNDNIVYIERSEEPLKKKEQFEGNSP